The genomic DNA GCAGGAAAGGGCGGTTGCGCAGCGTGGTGCGCAGGGTCTCGCGCACGCTGTCCCACATGGGTTGGCGGTCGCTGGCGTCGGCGGCGGGCTCGGCGCCGCCCTGGGGCTCGCGCACGCGCCAGGCCACCACGGCCACGGCCGCGCCGGCGATCAGGCCGAAGCACGAGCCCGCGAGTGCATAGCCGGTGCGGGCGTCGGGCGCGGCCCGCACCAGCACCGGCATGAACACGCTGCCCGCGAAGAAGCCCAGCAGCGCACCCATGGAGGCATGGGCCGTGAGGCTGGTGCGCTCGTCGTAGTCGGTGGTCATGTTCGCGGCCATCGCCTGGTAGGGCAGCTGCACCAGCGTCATGAGCGTGTCGAACACGGTGTATGTGATGGCGATCCACAGGAACGCGGCCACGGGCGAGAGCCCCGGCGGCACCATCCACACCGCGGCGGCGGCGATGCCGAGCGGGACCGCGCCGTAGACGAGGTAGACGCGGTGGCGGCCCCAGCGCGAGCGCGTGCGGTCGGTCATCCAGCCGAACAGCGGGTCGTTGACGGTGTCCCACACCTTGCCCACCAGCAGCGCCGCGCCTGCCACGGCGGGCGCGACCAGGGCCACGTCGGTGTAGAAGATCATGAGCATGAAATTCATCGCCGCGACCAGCATCTGCAGGCCGACGTTGCCGACCGCGTAGCTGAGCTTGGTGCCGAGGGTCAGGGGCGATGGCGTGGTGCTGCCCGGCGCGTGGCTGTGGTGCATCACGGTGCCACCGCCGGGACGGACGAAGGCACCGCGGCGGGCGTGGGCGCACTGGAGGCTGCGGCGCGCGGCGGCGCGGCTTCGAGCATCAGTCGCACTTCGCGGCGCAGCATCTTGTTCAGGAAGCTGCGCGGAATCTCCTCGACGATGCGGACATCGTCGGGGCACAGGGTGGCGGGCAGCTGCTGCGCCAGGTACTGCGCGATCTCACCCTCCAGCGTGCCCCAGTCCTGCCCCTTGCGCCAGCTCCGGCGCAGGCTCAGCACCAGCACGGCCTGCGCGCCATGCTGCACCAGGCAGGCCTCCTTGACCGAGGGGTGGGTGTAGGCCACCTCCTCCACTTCGCGCGGGTTCAGCAGCTGCCCATCGCGCGAGACGCGGTCGGCGCTGCGCCCCAGCACGTGCAGGTAGCCTGCCGTGTCGAAATAGCCCAGGTCGCCCATCACCACCCAGCCGTCGCGCAGGGTCTCGCCGGTCTTTTCGGGGTCGAGCCAGTAGCCGTCGAAGCGCACGGGCGTCAGCACGGTGATCAGGCCCATCTCGCCCTGCGGCAGCGGCGTGAAGTCGTCGCCGCGGATGACCACCTGCACGCCGGGCATGACCCGGCCCACGGTGGAGAGCACCTCCAGGCCGAGCGGGTTGCCCTGGGCATCCACGTGTTCGTGCGGCAGCAGCCAGGTGATGGGCGGCAGGGCCTCCAGGCAGCCGTAGCCCTGCTGGAAGATCGGCCCGAAGCGGCGGATGGCCTCGGCGATCTTGGGCGCGGGCATCATCTCCGAACCATAGGGCACGTGGGTCAGTGACGACAGGTCGTACTGGTCCAGCGTGGGCTCGTCCAGCAGGTCGATGATGGCCGAGGGCGAGAGGAAGGCGCGCGACACGCGGTGCTTCTGGATCAGCCCCGCGAGCGTGCTGGCGCGGAAGTCCTCGGGCATCACCAGCGCCGCGCCCGAGAGCAGCGTGGGCAGCACCAGGCCCGAGCCCGGCCCGGTGAGCGGCAGGCCCAGCATGTTCACGTCGGGGCCGTGGGCGGGTGGCCTGAAGTCGATGGCGCGCGAGATCAGGCGCACGCTGTCCAGGTACTTGCGGTTGCTGTAGCCGATGGACTTGGGCAGGCCCGTGGTGCCCGAGGTCATGTGCAGCGCGAACACGTCGTCCTCGTGCACCTCGGCGGTGCCCGCGGCGGGGGTGGCCTGCGCCAGCGCCTGTTCGTACTCATCCCCCAGCGCCAGCAGGCGCAGGCCGGGCAGCTGCTCGCGCACGGCCTGCAGGATGGGGGCGCTCAGCAGCGGGTCGTGGATGAACACCGTGGGCTTGACGCGGCCCATGGTGGTGAGCGCCGCATCGGCCGGCAGGTGCTTGTGGAAGCTCGCGAAGATGGTGCCGTTCTCGAACGTGGCCAGGCGGGTTTCGTACTGCTCGCCGGTCTCGGGCAGCCAGGTGAACACGACGTCGCCCTTCTTCACGCCCTGCGCCTGCATCCAGGCCTGCAGGCGCAACACGCGCTCGTGCAGCTGCGCGTAGGTGAGGGTGCCGCGCCGGTCGATGAGCGCGGGCTTGTGGGGGTGCAGGCGGTACGCCAGGCGGGCGACGGCGCGGGCGGTGCGCAAGCGGTTCAGGAGAAAGCGCGCCACCAGGCTGCGCAGGGAAGGTAAGGCCACCGGAAGTCTCCCAGGAGGGGCGTGAAAGCAAGGTCAAGGAAGTTTTTCACGCGCACCCGTGGCAAAAGATGACCATTTGTACCTGCGCGTATCTTCTTGTTTCTGCTTCGGCTGTGCGGTCGCTTTGGCTCCGTGAACGGCGGTGCGCGCCACGTGCCCGTCGCCGTGGCGCAACAAGCAGGCCGGCGCACCGTGCGCAGACAAAGAAAAAACCGCCAGGCCGGATCACGGCGTGGCGGTTTTTTGGCAAGGCCCGCCCCGGTAAGGGCGTGGCCAGGATGGCGGACTAGAAAGTGCCCCTGCGCAATCAGGCGGCGCCTTCACGCCAGGCCACCGGCGTGTCCCCTCGGGGGAAGCGGCGCAGCCGCTGCGGGCGCTTACGGATACAGGCCGCGCATTTCGCGGGCGTGCAGGATGCGCTGGCAGGCCACGATGAAGGTGGCGGTGCGCAGGCTCACCTTGTGCTCCTGCGCCACTTGCCAGATGCCCGCGAAGGCCTCCTGCATGATGCGCACCAGGCGGGCGTTGATCTCGTCCTCGCTCCAGAAGAAGCTGGAAAAATCCTGCACCCACTCGAAGTAGCTCACCGTCACGCCGCCGGCATTGGCGATCACGTCGGGCAGCACCAGCACGCCCTTGTCGTGCAGGATGTCGTCGGCCTCGGTGGTCGTGGGGCCGTTGGCGCCTTCGATTACGAGCCTGGCCTTGATCTGGCCCGCGTTGTCCTTGGTGATCTGGCCTTC from Acidovorax sp. A79 includes the following:
- a CDS encoding MFS transporter, with product MHHSHAPGSTTPSPLTLGTKLSYAVGNVGLQMLVAAMNFMLMIFYTDVALVAPAVAGAALLVGKVWDTVNDPLFGWMTDRTRSRWGRHRVYLVYGAVPLGIAAAAVWMVPPGLSPVAAFLWIAITYTVFDTLMTLVQLPYQAMAANMTTDYDERTSLTAHASMGALLGFFAGSVFMPVLVRAAPDARTGYALAGSCFGLIAGAAVAVVAWRVREPQGGAEPAADASDRQPMWDSVRETLRTTLRNRPFLLLMSAATLVRLGLTLVQASLAYFVIYQLQGDKGDLPRYMGTLLGVVGLSLFVWKVVVDRWEKNWAYVLGLVLCAGGLVALYWVGPGDQRLVMGILVVIGIGMGAHWIVPFAMVPDTIDHGHMQAGERKTGMYYGLYGLMDKLARTLATVMVAGMLDVTGYVPNVAQSASALQGITLMTGVLPALCLVLAVPLLVAYPITRSRHADILHKTR
- a CDS encoding class I adenylate-forming enzyme family protein — encoded protein: MALPSLRSLVARFLLNRLRTARAVARLAYRLHPHKPALIDRRGTLTYAQLHERVLRLQAWMQAQGVKKGDVVFTWLPETGEQYETRLATFENGTIFASFHKHLPADAALTTMGRVKPTVFIHDPLLSAPILQAVREQLPGLRLLALGDEYEQALAQATPAAGTAEVHEDDVFALHMTSGTTGLPKSIGYSNRKYLDSVRLISRAIDFRPPAHGPDVNMLGLPLTGPGSGLVLPTLLSGAALVMPEDFRASTLAGLIQKHRVSRAFLSPSAIIDLLDEPTLDQYDLSSLTHVPYGSEMMPAPKIAEAIRRFGPIFQQGYGCLEALPPITWLLPHEHVDAQGNPLGLEVLSTVGRVMPGVQVVIRGDDFTPLPQGEMGLITVLTPVRFDGYWLDPEKTGETLRDGWVVMGDLGYFDTAGYLHVLGRSADRVSRDGQLLNPREVEEVAYTHPSVKEACLVQHGAQAVLVLSLRRSWRKGQDWGTLEGEIAQYLAQQLPATLCPDDVRIVEEIPRSFLNKMLRREVRLMLEAAPPRAAASSAPTPAAVPSSVPAVAP